In one Bacillota bacterium genomic region, the following are encoded:
- a CDS encoding N-acetylmuramoyl-L-alanine amidase produces the protein MADEPKRAKPARASSGRTPAHLQLPYLRIVGATILVAWLMTATVVLAGTGRAPIDPGQAAAEPSVTPPAEPAAPTDSQAPSAPVTAPKPAPTPAPKPTPAPAPTPAPKPAPTPSPEPSRGGDRQPLAGRSVVVDPGHGTAGSGASGFGSDEATNVLAIANRVRSLLTQAGAKVYMTRTGMYFPGNAAGQLAVRTSIANKAGADIFVSLHNNFYDQSNQVRGAMTFYSTGNGHTADNRGLASAIQSSLVASTGLQNRGLQTADFYVIRNSSLSASVLVEVGFLSNRDDALALKDDDFRAKAADGIAEGIVDYLSR, from the coding sequence ATGGCCGATGAGCCCAAGCGCGCCAAGCCCGCGCGGGCGTCGTCGGGGAGGACCCCGGCGCATCTCCAGCTCCCGTATCTGAGAATCGTTGGAGCGACGATCCTGGTGGCCTGGTTGATGACGGCTACCGTCGTCCTGGCTGGGACCGGCCGGGCCCCGATCGACCCGGGGCAGGCGGCCGCGGAGCCGTCGGTCACGCCGCCGGCTGAGCCGGCCGCTCCCACCGACTCGCAGGCCCCATCCGCGCCGGTGACCGCCCCCAAGCCCGCGCCGACCCCAGCCCCCAAGCCGACCCCGGCCCCCGCGCCGACCCCGGCCCCCAAGCCGGCCCCCACCCCGTCGCCTGAACCGTCGCGCGGCGGGGACCGACAACCCCTGGCCGGCAGGAGCGTGGTCGTTGACCCCGGGCACGGCACCGCCGGCAGCGGGGCCTCTGGGTTCGGCTCCGACGAAGCCACGAATGTCCTGGCTATCGCCAACCGGGTCCGGAGTCTTCTGACCCAGGCCGGGGCGAAGGTCTACATGACCCGGACCGGGATGTACTTCCCCGGCAACGCGGCGGGACAACTGGCGGTCAGGACGTCCATCGCCAACAAGGCTGGGGCCGACATCTTCGTCAGCCTCCACAACAACTTCTACGACCAGAGTAACCAGGTCCGCGGGGCGATGACGTTCTACTCGACCGGCAATGGCCACACCGCGGACAACCGTGGCCTGGCTTCGGCCATCCAGTCGTCACTGGTCGCCTCCACCGGCCTGCAGAATCGCGGCCTGCAGACGGCCGACTTCTACGTCATCCGCAACAGCTCTCTGAGCGCCTCGGTCTTGGTCGAGGTGGGCTTCCTGAGCAACCGTGACGACGCCCTGGCCCTCAAGGATGATGACTTCCGGGCCAAGGCCGCCGACGGAATCGCCGAGGGTATCGTCGACTACCTAAGCCGCTGA
- a CDS encoding biotin/lipoyl-containing protein has product MTVRKFRVTVDGQSYDVEIEEIGLAAGRPVRAGDRPTPPGGPAVPPAVPGPAAPARKAAVAKAPAIILPPGADGITAPLPGVILDVRVSPGQAVKAGQVLFILEAMKMENEITAPRAGEVLRVEVGKGVSVGVGQLLAVLKG; this is encoded by the coding sequence ATGACCGTCAGGAAGTTCCGGGTGACCGTCGACGGACAAAGCTACGACGTGGAGATAGAGGAGATCGGACTCGCCGCGGGGCGGCCGGTCCGAGCCGGAGACCGGCCGACCCCGCCCGGCGGACCGGCCGTCCCGCCGGCCGTGCCGGGCCCGGCGGCTCCGGCCCGAAAGGCCGCCGTGGCCAAAGCCCCGGCGATCATCCTGCCGCCGGGGGCCGACGGCATCACCGCGCCGCTCCCGGGGGTCATCCTGGACGTACGGGTTTCGCCCGGCCAGGCGGTCAAGGCCGGCCAGGTCCTGTTCATCCTCGAAGCAATGAAGATGGAGAACGAGATCACCGCTCCGCGGGCCGGCGAGGTGCTCCGGGTCGAGGTGGGCAAGGGGGTCTCGGTCGGCGTCGGCCAACTCCTGGCGGTCCTCAAGGGCTGA
- a CDS encoding carboxyl transferase domain-containing protein yields the protein MADVVKADRADRPAKLEDLERREAVARAGGGPKRVERQHEAGKLTARERLDRLFDPGTFNELDLFVRHRATEFGMTGIEAPAEGVVTGHGTIDGRPAFAFAQDFTVIGGTLGEMHAAKICKAMDLAAKAGVPFIGLNDSGGARIQEGVDALNGYGSIFYRNTLNSGVIPQLSVILGPCAGGAVYSPALTDFVFMVDQTSQMFITGPQVIKAVTGEEVSADQLGGALTHNQISGVAHFYAQSEDDCLALVKRLLSFLPPNNLGDPPASPTADPVDRVGESLLAVIPDDPNKAYDVRDVIVPIIDDGDFFESQPYWATNMVTGFARLGGRPIGIIANQPKVLAGCIDINASDKASRFVRFCDAFNVPLLTLVDTPGYLPGTDQEYGGIIRHGAKLLYAYSEATVPKLTVVLRKAYGGAYLAMCSRSLGADQAFAWPQAEIAVMGPEGAANIIFRDDIASSPNPPETRRQKIEEYREKLHHPYVAAARGYIDAVIDPRRTRAALAAALEVFSSKRETRPPKKHGNLPV from the coding sequence ATGGCTGATGTCGTCAAGGCGGACCGGGCCGACCGGCCGGCCAAGCTGGAGGACCTGGAAAGACGGGAGGCTGTGGCCCGGGCCGGCGGCGGCCCCAAGCGGGTTGAGCGTCAGCACGAGGCGGGCAAGCTGACCGCCCGTGAACGCCTCGACCGCCTCTTCGACCCGGGCACCTTCAACGAGCTCGACCTGTTCGTCAGGCACCGGGCGACCGAGTTCGGCATGACCGGGATCGAGGCCCCGGCCGAAGGCGTGGTCACCGGTCATGGAACGATTGACGGCCGGCCCGCCTTTGCCTTCGCTCAGGACTTCACGGTCATCGGCGGCACGCTCGGGGAGATGCACGCGGCCAAGATCTGCAAGGCCATGGACCTTGCGGCCAAGGCGGGCGTGCCGTTCATCGGCCTGAACGATTCAGGCGGGGCCAGGATCCAGGAGGGCGTCGACGCTCTCAACGGGTACGGCAGCATCTTCTACCGCAACACCCTCAACTCGGGGGTCATCCCGCAACTTTCGGTCATCCTCGGACCCTGCGCCGGCGGAGCGGTTTACTCCCCGGCCCTGACCGACTTCGTCTTCATGGTCGACCAGACCAGCCAGATGTTCATCACCGGGCCACAGGTGATCAAGGCGGTGACCGGTGAGGAGGTCTCGGCCGATCAGCTGGGCGGGGCCCTGACCCACAACCAGATCAGCGGGGTGGCTCATTTCTACGCCCAGAGTGAGGACGACTGCCTGGCTCTGGTGAAGAGGCTCCTGAGCTTCCTGCCCCCGAACAACCTCGGCGATCCGCCGGCCTCACCGACCGCCGACCCCGTCGACCGGGTGGGGGAAAGCCTCCTGGCGGTGATCCCGGACGACCCGAACAAGGCCTACGACGTTCGGGACGTTATCGTCCCCATCATCGATGATGGCGATTTCTTCGAGTCCCAGCCCTATTGGGCGACCAACATGGTTACCGGATTCGCCAGGCTCGGTGGGCGCCCCATCGGGATCATCGCCAACCAGCCCAAGGTGCTGGCCGGCTGCATCGACATCAACGCCTCGGACAAGGCTTCGCGCTTCGTCCGGTTCTGCGACGCCTTCAATGTGCCCCTGCTGACCCTGGTCGACACGCCGGGCTATCTCCCGGGGACGGATCAGGAGTACGGCGGGATCATCCGCCACGGCGCGAAGCTGCTCTATGCTTACTCTGAAGCAACCGTCCCCAAGCTGACCGTGGTCCTCCGGAAAGCCTACGGCGGGGCCTATCTGGCCATGTGCAGCCGGTCCCTCGGAGCCGACCAGGCCTTCGCCTGGCCGCAGGCGGAGATTGCCGTGATGGGACCCGAGGGCGCGGCCAACATCATCTTCAGAGACGACATCGCCTCGTCGCCGAACCCCCCCGAGACTCGTCGCCAGAAGATCGAGGAGTACCGCGAGAAGCTCCATCACCCGTATGTGGCGGCGGCCCGGGGTTACATCGACGCGGTCATAGACCCGCGGCGGACGCGGGCGGCCTTGGCGGCCGCGCTGGAAGTCTTCAGTTCCAAGCGGGAGACTCGGCCGCCCAAAAAACACGGCAACCTCCCGGTCTGA
- the mce gene encoding methylmalonyl-CoA epimerase, protein MIKRIDHLGVAVHSIDQALGFYREALGLEVTHVETVADQKVKVAMLPLGESRIELMEPTGPESPVAKFLESRGEGLQHIAIGVDDLEATLRRAKERGVRLLDERPRPGASGTLVAFVHPKSTGGVLIEFVERTGGNEKHG, encoded by the coding sequence TTGATCAAGCGGATTGACCACCTGGGAGTGGCGGTTCACTCCATCGACCAGGCCCTCGGGTTCTATCGGGAGGCCCTGGGCCTCGAGGTCACGCACGTGGAAACGGTTGCCGATCAGAAGGTCAAAGTGGCTATGCTACCCTTAGGGGAATCACGGATCGAGTTGATGGAGCCGACCGGGCCCGAAAGCCCGGTGGCCAAGTTCCTCGAATCCAGGGGAGAGGGGCTGCAACACATCGCCATCGGCGTCGATGACCTCGAGGCGACCCTGCGGCGGGCCAAGGAGCGGGGGGTCCGGCTCCTCGACGAGCGGCCCCGGCCCGGCGCCTCCGGGACGCTGGTCGCCTTCGTTCATCCCAAGAGCACGGGCGGAGTCTTGATCGAGTTCGTAGAGCGGACCGGGGGGAACGAGAAGCATGGCTGA
- a CDS encoding cobalamin B12-binding domain-containing protein encodes MAQEKIRVLVAKPGLDGHDRGAKVIARALRDAGMEVIYTGLRQTPEQIAEAALQEDVDVVGLSILSGAHRHLFPRVVEALRRKGLGDVLVIGGGIIPTEDVPELKRQGIAELFGPGTPTAKVVEFIRKMVGAERESGRDVEP; translated from the coding sequence GTGGCACAGGAGAAGATCAGGGTGCTGGTGGCCAAGCCGGGCTTGGACGGCCACGACCGGGGGGCCAAGGTGATCGCCCGGGCCTTACGGGACGCCGGGATGGAAGTCATCTACACCGGCCTCCGGCAGACCCCCGAGCAGATCGCTGAGGCGGCCTTGCAGGAAGACGTCGACGTGGTGGGGCTGTCAATCCTTTCCGGCGCCCATCGCCACCTCTTTCCGCGGGTCGTCGAGGCCCTCCGCCGCAAGGGTTTGGGCGACGTGCTGGTCATCGGCGGGGGGATCATCCCGACCGAGGATGTACCGGAGCTCAAGCGGCAGGGCATCGCCGAGCTCTTCGGACCGGGCACGCCCACGGCCAAAGTGGTCGAGTTCATCCGGAAAATGGTTGGGGCCGAGAGGGAATCGGGGCGGGACGTTGAACCATAA